gagtgggcatgttgatgacgtttctaacacccAACGGACACAatactggaagaatacaaatacatCAAATTCTTTTAGTATATATTTTACgcaaaaataaacatcacatcTGAGTCAGTGGCTTCTTCTCAGACCATCTTCGATGtgctgttaaaaagaaaaaaaattccgCAGCAGTATGCATacgttatgtcctgcctccttcatTCTCCATCCAGGTTCCACTATCATATTATCAAAAGgaaaattttctttttaaagaggTTTTTAGGTTCAAGCTTGTCCAATATGAGAATTCTTTTTAATGTTGCGCTGTTTCAAGATTGCTCCCTTTGGTTATTTAACTGATCCTCCAAAATAAACAACTGGAAGATAAAACCCTGGAGCATGTGATGGGAGCTAGTTTTTCAATCACTAAtctaataataatcaaatgctAATCTAATTTTACAAAGTAATCTTTAGATCTTACAACTAACTTGTCATTGCTGACCAATGTGCTTCTGTTCATGCTGTATTTTGGGCCAtcatttttacattagtccagactggacaaactaaacaccttttgaatttttatgacaactgaaggctaccacagattctttttcatgtttggaaggagagggtgagatgaggggagttcagctgcaacatgtaatttcaccactaaatgtcactaaattctacacactgtacctttaagtcgaCTGGGCATCAGTTAGGTATCACCAATTCATATTTAATACACTTTCTTAGTCACCATCATTATAAAATTatacaatattatattttaatcttTAGCTGCTGACAACAACGTTTGTAGTAAACAAATCGCTGGCCACAAGTCCATTCACAGTAAAATGATCCACCCACTTCCATCTACTGAAGTATATAAAATCAAAATgtaaggaaaagagaaaaacttgTATCATTTTAATGCTCCATATTAGTAGATATCCAGATGAactgagggaggagaaaaaaaatgttattagtGCATCGCTATTTTACACAATGCTGTTTGTTTACCTTGCATGCCAGAGCACATGCAGGGCAAGACATGGGTGACAAAGCTCTTCAAAAACTTGATTCATGAGTACGATGGTACAATCCTGTTATCACCTGTCTAAGGGGGTAAACTGAGTCAGACTGAAGACGCCAAAGCACAGTGGCTCATTCtcgagaagaaaaaaataagcatACAGGagccaaaccacacacactcacacaaacacacacacacccctcaggATATTTCACTCAGGGTATCATTTTGTGAATTTGAAGACTAATTCTATTTTCAACAGAAGATGGAGCAAAAGAAGAATATGAAAGCAGTGGGGGGAGAGAGGTGATGACTCTCATGAGCAGATGTATTTTGGGAACCAGTATTGAGGCTGCCGGGAGCTATCTTAAAGCGACCTACTTCTGACTGGTGGATTCTAGGGAGAGAGGAGTTTACAGTacgcaaacatacacacaaactataTAGGCCTTTGACAATGTGTCACAGAATGAGAACTCTTTCCCAAAATGTTCTCAGTCCATAAGGTTGCTGCTCTTACTTAAACAGTGACTGTGCTCTTTGTGTCTCAAACCTTGTCATCGTCTGCAGAGAAAATACTGCCCCCGAGTGGAAATACACACgattacatgcacacacagtggctTGACTTATAGCATGCTGTGTGAgggtgtctgtgtgagtgagttgaGAGCAGTCAGTGCCAGATTGATTGACATACTGATCGCCTCAGGTCTGCCTTGAAGCAGCTAGTTTTCCCTGCTTCAGACATTTTTATGGAGCATACCAACCAATAGAAActcaacatttcaaactgaatgACATAGCCCTTGAATACTCGATGCATATCTGCGCATGTTCACACATACATGCCCAGGaaggcctgcacacacacacacacacacacacacacacacacgttttgaTGAATGACAGCCCTCTGTCCTTCTCTTCCTGCACTATGACCTCATGCAAGGAAACTGCTGACATGTTAAAATTAATTATGTTGCATATGTTGCATAACCACATTCTCTAGTCTATACATTTATAGgtctgcagcatgcttgctgctactagggatgtcacgatatgaaattttggtgccatgattattgtcagaggaaaaagCATGTTTTCACGATTTTCAAGATTATTTATAGTAtagacagaaaaagacaaacaacaaacaatatatagcgaATATAaagctaataatatagctaatGAGCTAAAATATGTATTGTTATCATAAACAATATCCAGTTAAGTTTTAAAGTGTAATGTTTGGCTGCTTaataagttatttatttaagctattttatttaattgccTTATAatggaaggttggtcagtgaatttgtgtttcctgtcatcataagcagtTTATAGTAGTATATAATATGCCCTTTCGCAGGATGCATGCTTGCATTACTACAGTTTCAGgtctgcagcatgcttgctgctacacagatatttcacataagAGTAGTATGACCTCTCTCAGGTCTTAAGCTAATGATTTCTAGAGgtctgcagcatgcttgctgctacactTACTCATGTTGCATAATACTAGCATGCCCTTTTGCATGATGCACGCTTGCTTTCCTTAGTAAACAATTTCAGgtctgcagcatgcttgctgctacatATAGATATCTCTCACAACAGTAGTATGACCTCTCTCAGGATGCACGCTTGCATTTTTTAGCTAATAATTTTCAGAGgtctgcagcatgcttgctgctacatATAGTTATCTCTCACAAAAGTAGTATGACCTCTCTCAGGATGCACGCTTGCTTTCTTTAGCCAATAATTTTTAGAGGTCTGCAGCATGCTTTCTGCTACATATAGATATCTCTCACAACAGTAGTATGACCTCTCGCAGGATGCATGCTTGCATTCTTTAGTCAGCATATACAATTGAAGAATTGTATCGGATTTGactgcaacaaagtttacccctgaaactccaggagtgttttgtggactcaaacctTTCACCCACCCTTCCattggcacagtggtgagtaaatgatgagtgcattttcatttttgggttaaCTATCCCTTGAAGGCCTGTAgcaacagaaaccaacaaacaagCTCTGGTTGGAACAATGCAATGAGTTCAAGAAAGTCCATACAGACTACCACCGACCTACTCAGCCAGGCAATCGAACAAGGCCATAACCAATACAGGTCATTACCACAGGGGTCATTGCCTTTGAAACTGGAATATTTGATGATGTAATACAGACGTCACTTTAACTCTAAACCCTCTAACCCATCTAACATCAAAGACATCACCATGTCACCTTTAAAGACGAGGAATAAAATCATAAGATTCTACTTTGATTGCCACCAGTCTATAAACTAAACGAAGACCAGGTTGCTACCTGTCAATAAACCCAATCAATGTGTTTGTACTGTAAGACGACAGAATGCCCTTTGATATTGTTTGCTGAACAAAGGACGTTCAAGAGTTAACATATTTCAAAGATTCCTCAGAAACAGTCCTGAAAATGTTGCTGGGTTACCTGCAAAACCATAACCTGAAAACCTTTCTACAAAATGGACGATAAGGTAATCATGGCTAAATTGTGAAATATTGAATACAACCAATGAACATGATAGTATCGAAAATATAATATGTTCAGATGATTTTAAAAGGTAAAGAAATTCCCTCTGTTTTTGTACGTAGGTGGAAATCTGCATGCATGCTCAACCATTGATCAATGAGAGCCTTCAGGAATTCCAATTAGTTTTCAGGCACACCCAGCAACCTAATGAGAAACGTAGTTCTGGGGTCCAGCAGACAATCCCACAAAGGCAACCAACCATGGGTTCCCTACACAAAACACATAAACCCTCTGACGAAAGATTACCAATGACCCCTGAAtgtaagtttgtttttgaaatcaTGAGTTCAGTCTTCTCTGATTTCCTTATGAGAACATGAAAATGGAGATCTGTTTACCCTATGTGCAGATGTTCAGAGGAATTTCATGCAATACTTGACAAACTATGAGAGGACAGAGATCACAAATTACAGACAGGTGTGGTACCTGGGAAAGAAGACAGCAAACAAGGGCACCACCATGAAACCACAGCTGTCCAACTTTGGCTTCGACACTGAGGGAGGACTTTACAGATCAGTAAGTACAAAGCAGCTATAATTTCATTGTAAAAATTTTTTACAGTCAGTTCAACTCATCATTTGTTTTACAATCATTTTAAACCTCCCAGTGTCACTTTTGTAGCAGTAGTTATGATTATttaatggtttgtttttgtttttcttatggAAATGCTTTCacttttttataaaacaaactCTTTAACATCGCAGGTTGTCGATCACCCCTTGGCCTACCGCTTTCAAATCATGTCAGTGATTGGGAAAGGCTTCTCTGGAGAGGTTCTCAAATGCTTGGATCATAAGACCAAGCAGTTTGTGGCCATCAAGGTCTTTCGAAACAGAGACAGGTAAGGCAATGGAAAACCAAGTCATAATTATGAAAACCATCAGTCATATGAATGATTTATAgatgttttaatatgttttatttttttttaagtgtttctcTCTGTAACACACATGTAGACAAGTGAATCTCTTCTTTTTGTGGTTGAAATCTCTGTATAAGATGGTTGATGGACTTTGAATTAAGATTATCACAGAATGTGTTAGTTAGGCTGAGAGGACTTATTGTCCACTGCAATATTCAGCAATCCCTTGATTTCTTGAGTGGTGGGATCCTTGTAGAAAGATGTTTgtgtcctcttctttttttgcaaTGTATTGTTATGTATTGTTGCCATGCAATGTTTTTGATGGTATACCCACTCTCTCCCCCAGTGATGCCTTTCTCCAAGGCACTTCTCTCCCCAAGCCATTAGATTTCATGCTGCATTTTTGGAGGGGTTGTAGTTATTAATTACGGGAATCTTTCGTATGAAACTTAGTATCCTGTAGCTGTAAATTAGGTCGTTCAATCTTTCCAGCATCTTCTCTGCTGGCCCATGAACCAAACACATCCAGAATGTTTTTCAGGTCCATATGACTGTTGTCAGATAATTTTTGATGCTGGACTTCAGCCACTTCACTTGTGGTCTGTGGCCTTGTATCCTCTTTTCTATAGAAGCCAATGCCTGGCTAGGTTCCTGATTAGACCTAATGATGCCCAGCagactttatgttttttttgtcattaggAGTCAATTGTTAAATTTCTTCTGATTAGTGAAATAttgtgaaactgtggtgaaTAATACAAATGTGTATTGCATGCACAGTATCTGTGTGCATGCTGCCTGTGGAAAAAACAATAGTTTAACTCGTCTCGTCTGTAATACTTCAGATGACAGTTATTTCATGCAGTCACCCATATTGTTCTCTGTGGTTTTTCAGCGTTCTTAAGATGGCAGAGTCTGAGATGAAGGTTTTGAAAGCCCTGCAAGAATGCGACAGGACTAAATCAGCCAACATCGTCTACATGAAGGAGCACTTCTCCTTCCGCAATCACCTCTGCATTGTTTTTGACCTCTATGAGTAAGTTCAGCACACACATTGTTCTCTGTGCAGGAAAATGATAAGCATTAAGCTTGCctctcacattcattttcagtgGAGACCTGCATAAGGtgatgaaaaacagagaaacgCATCCAGTCACAGAGGAAGAGCTCAAAAGTTACACTATAGACATACTGACATGTCTGCAGCTGCTCAAAAAGAAGCATATTGTCCATGGCGACCTCAAACCGGTAGGAATAATATTTCAGTAAAGTTATTTTAGCTACACTTCAATTGAttctaaagaaaaaaactagACAATAACACTTTTCAATCAATGGCATCCATTTAGTAAATTTACTGAAAGTCAGAATGTTCTTGAACCTGAAACCACTATATGTGATGGAATGGGTTTCACTTTATGGAAACATGAGACACATTAGTGTAGTGTATGTGTTATTGGCATTATGTGTTGTATTTTGACCACTGGGGGGAGGCAAAGCTATAAAATGTCCAACATATAATGGTTAAAGGTATATCATACCGTATAGCCTAACATTGCTATGGTATACTGTTATACTATTATTACATGCATGTACCACAGGCAAGATAGATAGACTCTAAATGACAAAGAAGACATGTAAAATATGTCATATCTGTCCTTGATTACAAAGTAATAGAATAATTGTCctaattgttatttttcaggAAAACATACTGATCCACAAAAAGAATGATGAAACGCATTCAGCAGTCACTGACTTTGGAGGAAGCTTCTTTACGATTGACAGgagtgagtgaattttcattgttacaaagtgacaaaaaataagaaaagaaacctgtttgtttttatttgcaaagATTTCTagtaaagaaaatacagacCACATTAATAACCATTTTCCTGCATCTTCCTCCACAGATAAACCTCCAGTGTACACTCTGAACTACATGTCTCCAGAGCTGCTACTTGGTAAAAGATGCAGAATGCCAATTGACATGTGGAGCCTTGGCTGCATCATAGCTGAGATCCACCTCAGTCAACGTCTCTTCAAAGGAAAAGACAGTCATTCCATCTTCAGCAGCATAATGCAGGTAATATTCATCATTAAATCGCGCTGACTTAATTCCACTCAAattgttttcatattatttGGATAAACATGCAACTTTTATTAATGTTTGAATCTATATCATTGCAGTTACTGGGTGTCCCTTCAGAAGAGCTGCTGGCAGACTCACCCGAAAAGAATCTGTACTTTGGTAAGCACAAGAATTTCAGACTTTAATTCTCTCCTAGATGCTTTTTGACATAATGTTCTCAGCATTGTAGGACATTGTAAAACTCACCCGCTAACCTGTCCTGGTTTTGCAGATTCTAAAGGAAAACCAAGACGGATGGAACACATAGAAAAATCGAGGACCTCTGTGGCCAAAAAGCTGAAATCTAAGGATGACTCTTTCATCAATTTCATTGAGGGCTGCCTTGAGTAAGAACACTTCCTCAGAAACACTCATGAGGCTGTCATTGTATAAATAGgcctttaaagcaacactatgtaacttttattgagcaacagtgccctctgcagCCATGTGTAGATTAATTCTGtggctttgtgtttttcatgtggtTTCAAGAATTTTtaatttggagaaaaaaaacaaagcctaGCAATATGTTAGTCAGTGTACAATCAAACTTATTTTGAAGCTGCTtaaaaaaagttgcatagtgGTACTTTAACTAtaacatattcatattaatatAACATTCTTTGCTCATTTAGAATCTCTTCATTATGTGCATGTATCTCATTATTTAGATATGATCCAAAGAAGCGCATGACCCCAGAGAAAGCCTTGTGCCATCCATGGATTAGTAAAAACTCGGAACCTTCTCTATCAAGTAAGTCCTTACTGCTTTCACTCCTACAGCACTTAAATATATAAGCGGCTGTTCTCTAGCAGGTGAACCCTGACTTAGTCATGCACTGACTTTTTTTAGTGCCACCAACAAGTCAAGACTTTGTCCAGTACTGAAGTGTTTGAACTAATATATGAAAAACTGATATTCAAACATTAATGACGAGCATGTTGACGTAAATTCTGTGGCCAAGTGTTTTTCATAGCAGGGTTATCTTATTCTATAGaaatacaatgtttatttacCCTTTTCTTGTCCACTTCAACTCAGGTGACAGCCGCAAAAAAATGCCTACCCTGCTGAGAAGGGAAAGAAAGGAACCCCTAAGGCAGCGGCCAATCAACAACAATTAACAATTAACATGGCTCCTCGAGCACCAGAGTTTGTGCACcacccttttttctctctctacaaCTCTACTTTTGGGACATAAAACTCCAGTCCCCCCTCTGCTCTTTCTTCCTTATAATAATACTAGGGCTGTCAAAATTGCTCCAAAATGACGTTCGGATATTCGCTCTAAAAAACACATAGGTTCGAACCATTCGAATATAGAGTTTAGGGGGCACTTCAGCCAGAGCTgtagtgggtgtgtatgtgagtgaatgagtgagtgagactgctgcctgctgaacagAGGGTCGCAGGAAGAAGGATCTGAAGTGCCCATGTTTTGGCTACAAAACCCTGCCAGACCGATCCAAAACCAGCCCATCATGCAGGGCACCCACTCGCAAAGCAGCCgctgat
This genomic interval from Paralichthys olivaceus isolate ysfri-2021 chromosome 7, ASM2471397v2, whole genome shotgun sequence contains the following:
- the LOC138410909 gene encoding dual specificity tyrosine-phosphorylation-regulated kinase 4-like; the protein is MDDKVEICMHAQPLINESLQEFQLVFRHTQQPNEKRSSGVQQTIPQRQPTMGSLHKTHKPSDERLPMTPEYVQRNFMQYLTNYERTEITNYRQVWYLGKKTANKGTTMKPQLSNFGFDTEGGLYRSVVDHPLAYRFQIMSVIGKGFSGEVLKCLDHKTKQFVAIKVFRNRDSVLKMAESEMKVLKALQECDRTKSANIVYMKEHFSFRNHLCIVFDLYDGDLHKVMKNRETHPVTEEELKSYTIDILTCLQLLKKKHIVHGDLKPENILIHKKNDETHSAVTDFGGSFFTIDRNKPPVYTLNYMSPELLLGKRCRMPIDMWSLGCIIAEIHLSQRLFKGKDSHSIFSSIMQLLGVPSEELLADSPEKNLYFDSKGKPRRMEHIEKSRTSVAKKLKSKDDSFINFIEGCLEYDPKKRMTPEKALCHPWISKNSEPSLSSDSRKKMPTLLRRERKEPLRQRPINNN